One window of Nitrospirota bacterium genomic DNA carries:
- the hrcA gene encoding heat-inducible transcription repressor HrcA — translation MDNLSERNKKILWAIIQSYTTLNVPVGSSRVTRSFSFGLSSATIRNIMASLENMGYVKQPHTSAGRIPTENGYRLYVNSLLMRNKLSINKNLYEKLTLRLLNIQHDVTQLVKEAAKILSLYSKYLSIATNSRTDELTITNIKLINYEEYKALCILIANDGSVRSRFLHLVSPLSQNDLDALSGYLNNLINGLSFSNAEKLLSLKILDEQARNVHIENILQSCKDFIKNEADNLTTNEFAGTSYLPDFASLKQIKEILTAVEKRYLFLNIMHNLKDSKGVQVFIGIDNIMPAMKGLSLIASTYKNGRELHGAIGVIGPTSMDYKKLIPIVEHTANTMTKILSNA, via the coding sequence ATGGATAACCTTAGCGAGAGAAACAAAAAAATCCTTTGGGCTATTATTCAGAGCTACACAACGCTCAACGTTCCGGTTGGTTCAAGCAGAGTCACACGGAGTTTTTCATTTGGCCTTTCTTCCGCCACAATAAGAAATATAATGGCTTCCCTTGAAAATATGGGATATGTTAAACAGCCGCATACTTCAGCCGGAAGAATCCCAACTGAAAATGGCTACAGACTTTACGTGAATTCCTTATTAATGAGAAATAAGCTGTCAATCAATAAGAATCTATACGAAAAACTGACTTTAAGGCTTTTAAATATACAACATGATGTTACCCAACTTGTCAAAGAAGCTGCGAAAATCCTGTCACTTTATTCAAAATATCTCTCAATAGCAACAAATTCAAGAACTGATGAATTAACCATAACAAACATTAAACTTATTAACTATGAGGAATATAAGGCATTATGTATACTAATTGCAAACGACGGCAGTGTCAGAAGCCGTTTTCTTCACCTTGTCAGCCCTCTTTCGCAAAACGACCTGGATGCGTTATCAGGTTATCTGAACAATTTAATTAACGGGCTTTCATTTAGCAATGCAGAAAAACTCTTATCACTAAAAATACTTGATGAGCAAGCGAGAAATGTACATATTGAAAACATTCTGCAATCTTGTAAAGATTTTATCAAAAATGAAGCTGACAATCTTACCACAAACGAATTTGCCGGGACTTCTTATCTCCCAGATTTTGCCAGCCTTAAACAGATAAAAGAAATCTTGACAGCTGTCGAAAAACGGTATTTGTTTTTAAACATAATGCATAACCTGAAAGATTCCAAGGGTGTTCAAGTATTTATCGGAATAGATAATATTATGCCCGCAATGAAAGGTTTAAGCTTAATCGCCTCCACCTACAAAAATGGAAGGGAGTTGCACGGAGCCATAGGTGTCATTGGCCCTACAAGCATGGATTACAAAAAACTTATCCCAATCGTTGAACACACAGCAAATACCATGACAAAAATCTTATCCAATGCTTAA
- the grpE gene encoding nucleotide exchange factor GrpE translates to MTEEQNENTTENIQTKVNESQENNAAELKKNLDELTNKYLRLYAEFENYKKFSERTKQESLKYANDSIMKDLLPVIDHLELALTHSSNNENSKSLSEGIILTLKELNHVFSKYGLVAIKTEGEFFDPSFHHAISQIESEELENNLIVKEFRKGYMLYDRVLRASLVEVSKKPAINK, encoded by the coding sequence ATGACAGAAGAACAAAACGAAAACACAACAGAAAATATTCAAACAAAGGTAAATGAATCTCAAGAAAATAATGCCGCTGAGCTTAAAAAAAACCTTGATGAATTAACCAATAAATATTTAAGGCTTTATGCCGAATTTGAAAACTACAAAAAATTTTCCGAGAGAACAAAACAAGAATCTTTGAAGTATGCCAACGATTCAATAATGAAAGACCTTCTCCCGGTCATTGACCATTTGGAACTTGCACTTACTCACTCATCAAATAATGAAAATTCAAAATCCTTGTCAGAAGGTATAATATTAACCCTAAAAGAACTTAATCACGTTTTTAGTAAATACGGGTTGGTCGCCATTAAAACGGAAGGGGAGTTCTTTGACCCGTCTTTTCACCACGCAATATCTCAAATAGAATCTGAAGAACTTGAAAACAATTTGATAGTAAAAGAATTCAGAAAAGGGTATATGCTTTATGATAGAGTACTGAGGGCATCGCTTGTCGAGGTATCTAAAAAACCGGCTATCAATAAATAA